CTTTCCGCTTATCCACAGCAGACACATTCCCTTCAAAACAATTCGATTTTCCGATGAATTGAAACACGAATTCAGTCTTGGGATGATTGTAAATCTCAGTTGGAGTACTGATTTGTTCAATTTTCCCTGCATTCATGACCACAACTCGATCTGACATGGAAAGAGCTTCTTCTTGATCGTGGGTTACAAAAATGGTCGTTACGCCAATCTCTTTTTGTAAGCGCTTTATCTCGGCCCTAAGTTCATGGCGTAACTTTGCATCAAGATTTGAAAGCGGCTCGTCAAGCAATAGGAGCTCCGGCTCAACTACAAGTGCTCTGGAAATTGCAACACGCTGACGCTGACCTCCTGATAATTCCCTTGGATAACGATTCTCCAATCCTGACATTTTCACTAATTCAAGCGCTTTACTTATCTTCTTTTTTTGCTCAGTTTTACTAACTTTGCGCAGTTTCAAGCCAAAACTGAGATTTTCATAGACTGTCATATGAGGAAAAAGCGAATATGTTTGAAAAACCATCCCTAAATCTCGCTTATAAGGCGGAACTTTAGTCACATTATTGCCTTTAATATGGACCTCTCCCCGATCTGCATCGAGGAACCCAGCTATTAGGTTCAAGGTTGTGGACTTTCCGCACCCTGAAGGCCCAAGAAGAGTAAGTAACTCTCCTTGTTTCACCTCCAGATCAATGCCATTCAGGACAACGTTCGTTCCAAATTGTTTAAACGCGCCTTTTATCTCTACATCATTTTTGTTTGACCCAAACCCCTGAACTGCCTCCAGGTGTTGCCTATTCATTTCCACATCTTTTTTTAATAATTCCATGTGATCAACACGCTCCTTTTTATTTGAGTTTTTTCCCTAATTCAGGAGTAACCTCTTTCGCCCATCTGTCTGACACCTCTGCGCGGATTTCGGCAAACTTGGCGAAATCAGGTTTGAATGTTTTATCACTTGCTTTAAGGCCGATTGACTCTTCATATTTCTCTGGAATTTTCATTCCTTCTACAGTTGGATAAAATCCTTTTTCTGAAATTAAAGCTTGCGCTTCTTCACTGATTACATAGTTGATGAATTCAAGGGCTTCTTTGCTATTTGGCGTATTTTTCACGAGACCAGCACTAAAAGCTTGAAGCGGTACACCTTCTTTAGGTACGGCCATCTTAATGGGAATACCTGAAACGGCTAGTTCACCAATGGAGTAACTTCCCATGACCGTTACGTCAGCAGCTCCTTGTTGGACAGCTGGCATCATTTGCGTTGAGTTTTTATAAAAGGTATTGGAATAAGCTGCAAGATCTTTCGCTTTTTCAAGACCTGGTTCCATATCTTCCGTACTGCCGCCGTTTGAAATCGCCAGACCATTAAGGGTATTGAAACCCCAGTCATTCGTAATATCTGAAAATGCCGTTTTACCCTCGTAATCAGGTGATACAAGATCATTCCAAGATTCAATTGGTTTTAACCCATTCTTTTTAAAGGTTTCCGTATTATAGGCTGGTGCAATGACTAAACCGAATGCTGGCGCGGCAGCATTTTCAACCGGAATGAAACGTGGATCCACCGATTTCATATTGGGAACATTGGACTCATCAATTGGTACGATCAGTTCCTTCTCCTTAGCGCGAATTACATCAACCGGTACAAAAAGGGCAACATCTATTTGCGGAGCGTTCTTCTGTAATTCCACTTTGGATAGAATTTCACCTGATAAACCGGAAATATAATTAACAGTGATTCCCGTTTCTTCTTTGAACTTTGGTGCAATCACATCCCTGATGGCACTTTCAATGACACCGCCATTACCGGCAATCGTTATTTTTTTCTCTCCTTTTTCACCCGAACCCGTTTGGACGGATTCCCCCGGTTTTTGCGGAGTAGGATTACCACATCCCGCAAGAGCGATCAATACTATTATTGATAAAAGAGTCAGCAGTTTTTTCATAGTCATTACCTCCCGTTTTTTCATTGATCTTCAATTATTCCTTGTTCGTTAAAATAATTCATGGCCCCTGGATGAAAATCAAGTGGCACTTGTTTAGTTGCTTCATTTATTGAAATATCAGAAGCAGCTGGATGTGTATGCTGTAGTTCAGGCAGATGTTCATATAATGTTTTCACAAGACTGTATGCATGAGGATCAGACATTTCCTTGTAGGTCACCAGGACATTTTTAATTGAAATCGTTTGGACATTTTTTTTCATTCCACTGTATGTATCTCTGGGAATTTCATCATGGGTATAAACTCCATATTGTTTTTGAAGACCTTCAATGATGTCACTCGGGATTGGAATAAAAGATAGTTCAGTCCGCTTGGATATGAAAGCGATTTCATTATTCGGAATCCCCGAAGAAAAGAAAGCCACATCAATAGTACCATTTCGTAATGCTTCTGCAGATTGAGAAAAAGAAAGATAGGATAAATTCAATTGATCAGTCGGTAAATTAGATTCTAACAGTATCCGCTCTGCAATAAGCCTTGTACCGCTTCCTGCCGTTCCCACACTAATGCGTTTCCCAACTAAATCCTCTAAGGAATCAATACCATTTTGTTTAGTAGTAACAATTTGTACATAATTGGAATATAGGGCCGTTAAAGCTCTTAACTTGGATTTATCCGTTTCAGGCAAATCCAGTACATCCACTGTGGTAAAACCAATTTCTGCGCGATGGCTGCTAACCAATTCAGTATTTTCGATGGAAGCATGGGTTACCTGGGTACCTGACACGGTTCCATTATATTTTTCATACATATTTGATAATCTTTGTCCTAACGAAAAATAAACACCTGTCATATCTCCAGTTCCAATGATTATCATCCTATTATTTAAATCCTGTCCTTCAGAAGTTAGTTGACTCTGAATCAAGGTAGTAGCAGGTTTAGATATTTCCTGCTGCTCATTCATAAAAGAACATCCTGTCATGAAACAAAATAACAAAGCGACTTTTATAAAGAGTGCTCCATCCTTCATCGTGGCCCTCCTTTCTTAATGTATTTTAGATGCAAATACCATGCCAAGTCGATTTTCTGCTTTAAAACGCAAATCCTGCCGATTTATTGAATGATATACACGTATAAATCGGCAATTTTTGCCGGTTATCCAGAAAAAAATGCCGATTAACACGATGAGCCTTTTATTCTCCTTTTGAAATGAGCTTGATTTTATCACGAAGGCTTCTTTCAGAAATTTTTAGGATTTGAGCTGTTTTTTGCCGATGGTTTTTACAGTATTGAAGTGTGGCCGTTATGGCTTTTTCTTCTATCTCTTTCATGGATATTCCGATAGGGATTTTGAAACTATTAAAATCTTCGTCATTGCCCCCCTGCTGAAGAATGAACTTCTGTTCTTGAACATATTGCGGCAAGTCGGTATCCTCCATTTTTTTCGAGTTCGATAGGGCGACAGCATATTCTATGATGTTACCAAGTTCACGGACATTGCCAGGGTAATGGTAATCCAGTAAAATCCGACGTGCGGCTGCCGAGAACGTCTTATCTTCACGATTCATATCCTTAGCGTGCTTTTTTATGAAATAATCCATAAGGATTGGTAAATCTTCTTTTCTATCTCTTAGAGGCGGCATCGAGATGGGAATGACATTAAGCCTGAAATACAAATCCTCCCTAAATTCCCCTTCCATCACCATTTGTTCCAAGTTTTTATTGGCTGCACTTATAATACGGACATCCAATGAGATTTTTGCATTGGACCCAAGAGGCGTCACTTCCCGTTCCTGCAATACTCGTAATAATTTGGCTTGAAGCGGAAGGGGCATTTCACTAATCTCATCGAGAAAAAGGATGCCTCCATTAGCAGCAACGAATTTCCCTTCCTTCCTTTGTGTTGCACCGGAAAATGCTCCCTTCTCATAACCGAACAACTCCGATTCCAGCAGCATCTCAGGAATTGCTGCGCAATTGACAATCTGCATTGGATTGTTTTTCCTTCTTCCTAGCGTATGGATGTTCCGGGCTACAAGCTCTTTTCCAGTACCACTTTCACCCGTGATAAGAACACTGGAATCAATATCTTTCACTCTTTCGATCATTGAGAAAATACGCTGCATCGCCTTGCTGTTACCAAGAAAGTTACCAAATCCCTTTTGAATCCCCAATTCTTCATGTAATGTCTCCAATTGATTGGACATCTGTTTGAATTCGGCTGCCCTCATCAAGAGCAAAGAAAGTTCTTCAATATTAATTGGCTTTTCAATATAGTAGTAGGCCCCCTTTTTTATGGCCTCGATGGAAGTTTCAATGGATGAATAGGCAGTCATCATGATGACTGTTACGTTAGGTGCTATTTGTTTGATTTTCTGCAGGACATCAAGTCCACTTTTATTTCCTATTCTCAAATCTAGTAATAGAATATCAAAAGGTTGATTGTCGATCTTCCGGAGCCCCTCATCCGGGTCAGTGGTTGCCACGACCTGATAAGAATCTTCCAACGCAAAGCTAAGAGCAGTGCAAATAGCAGGTTCATCATCAATCACCAATACTCGCATTTTCATATAACTCCCCCTCTTTCCAGGCTTCCTATTCGATATATAAAGGTAGTGAAATGGTGAATTTCGTACCTGTATTAGGATAACTTTTTACATGGATATCTCCGTTATTTTCTTTAATTAACCTATACGATAACGTTAGTCCCAAACCGACCCCCTTTTCTTTATTTGTAAAAAACGGCTCGAAAATATGGTTCAGTTCCTCCTGTTTCATCCCTTTTCCCGTATCGGATATGGTAATCCGCCCTGTCTTTTCGTTCTCTTTATCAATGTAGATTTTAATGGTCTTTTCCTTTGTTTCTTCAACGGCATGAATCGAATTCAACACCAAGTTAAGAAGTACTTGTTGAATTTGTTGTAAATCTATATAAAAAATAACGTCCTCCTCAATCGTCTGCTCGAAATTTATTTGTTTTTTTTCCATTGTCACCTTATGAAAAGCAAGTAAGGATATAAGTTCATGAGCGTGGCAATTTGTAATATTTGGCGGACGCGGACGTGCATATTCAATTAAATCGGTAACAATCGCATTCAAACGGTTAACTTCAGTAGGCAAGTGCTCCATTAGAACTTGTCGGAATTGAGGATTATCATATTTACTCGGAAGTAAATCAATGAATGTTTTAATCGATGTCAAAGGATTCCTTATTTCATGTGCGACACCTGCAACTAGTTGACCAAGGGCGTGCAGCTTTTCTTGCGTGACCAATTTTTTCTCCAATGTTTTCTTTTCCGTCTCATCATTCATGGAAAGTAAGTATCCGGTTTGTATATCTTCAGAATTGAACATCTTATGCATCGAATATGAAATCACCTTCTGGTCATTTTCCTCATCAAATACCAAGATCCGAAAAGAACCCGTAAGATTATTCCCATTTTGTTCTTGATGTAAAGCTCCGAAATTCCTCATTAATTGTGAGTGATTCATAAAATTCAGAATCATTTCCTTGGAAATTTCAAGAATGTCTGATGCCTTTGCATTACAGCTGGTAATCATGAAATCGAGATCGAATGTAATGATCCCATTATTGATATTGTTTAAGACTTGATCTTTGAACGCTTCAGCATTAGCAATGTTTTGCCGTTGTTTCTCTAAATCCTTATTTAATAAATGTAATTTTAACGTCTGGTTATGAACGGATTTTTTTAGCTTTTGATTCCATATGTAAATGATTAGAAGGATAAGGGCCACGGCAGTTAGGGTGATGATCAACCAGAATATGAATTGCTCCAGCCTGGCAATTTTTTGATTGGATTGTGGCATGACCCAATTATCGATTATCCCATTGATA
This sequence is a window from Brevibacillus sp. JNUCC-41. Protein-coding genes within it:
- a CDS encoding ABC transporter substrate-binding protein, whose amino-acid sequence is MKKLLTLLSIIVLIALAGCGNPTPQKPGESVQTGSGEKGEKKITIAGNGGVIESAIRDVIAPKFKEETGITVNYISGLSGEILSKVELQKNAPQIDVALFVPVDVIRAKEKELIVPIDESNVPNMKSVDPRFIPVENAAAPAFGLVIAPAYNTETFKKNGLKPIESWNDLVSPDYEGKTAFSDITNDWGFNTLNGLAISNGGSTEDMEPGLEKAKDLAAYSNTFYKNSTQMMPAVQQGAADVTVMGSYSIGELAVSGIPIKMAVPKEGVPLQAFSAGLVKNTPNSKEALEFINYVISEEAQALISEKGFYPTVEGMKIPEKYEESIGLKASDKTFKPDFAKFAEIRAEVSDRWAKEVTPELGKKLK
- a CDS encoding ABC transporter ATP-binding protein, with translation MNRQHLEAVQGFGSNKNDVEIKGAFKQFGTNVVLNGIDLEVKQGELLTLLGPSGCGKSTTLNLIAGFLDADRGEVHIKGNNVTKVPPYKRDLGMVFQTYSLFPHMTVYENLSFGLKLRKVSKTEQKKKISKALELVKMSGLENRYPRELSGGQRQRVAISRALVVEPELLLLDEPLSNLDAKLRHELRAEIKRLQKEIGVTTIFVTHDQEEALSMSDRVVVMNAGKIEQISTPTEIYNHPKTEFVFQFIGKSNCFEGNVSAVDKRKVSVKIGPDITHVDANNIMGNDSDLKTGDEVKLYIRPEKLQIVSLEEKSASPLDFQHAKISQINYLGTSWEINVLLHGKSIQVLTSAFDSSWQNGSEVLIGWSPSEVMLVKK
- a CDS encoding transporter substrate-binding domain-containing protein, encoding MVFVQTLWSPTIFAEQKKFIIAGESALPPFSFENEAGELTGINIDLMEEIAKYNGVDFKYIPMRMEDAEKALSNGTIDAIVGSTYNTEKDNQLDFTQSYFTMSQSIIIPSKRKQDIHTLTDLRDSHVVLDQNTPVISTFLNMRNTNLTTVSNQYSGILTLLNNRADVFIGNKWTADFYLKKFRQEKNYIILDEVIEPADYTIAVKKGNQSLLFMMDNTLTELKANRNINGIIDNWVMPQSNQKIARLEQFIFWLIITLTAVALILLIIYIWNQKLKKSVHNQTLKLHLLNKDLEKQRQNIANAEAFKDQVLNNINNGIITFDLDFMITSCNAKASDILEISKEMILNFMNHSQLMRNFGALHQEQNGNNLTGSFRILVFDEENDQKVISYSMHKMFNSEDIQTGYLLSMNDETEKKTLEKKLVTQEKLHALGQLVAGVAHEIRNPLTSIKTFIDLLPSKYDNPQFRQVLMEHLPTEVNRLNAIVTDLIEYARPRPPNITNCHAHELISLLAFHKVTMEKKQINFEQTIEEDVIFYIDLQQIQQVLLNLVLNSIHAVEETKEKTIKIYIDKENEKTGRITISDTGKGMKQEELNHIFEPFFTNKEKGVGLGLTLSYRLIKENNGDIHVKSYPNTGTKFTISLPLYIE
- a CDS encoding sigma-54-dependent transcriptional regulator yields the protein MKMRVLVIDDEPAICTALSFALEDSYQVVATTDPDEGLRKIDNQPFDILLLDLRIGNKSGLDVLQKIKQIAPNVTVIMMTAYSSIETSIEAIKKGAYYYIEKPINIEELSLLLMRAAEFKQMSNQLETLHEELGIQKGFGNFLGNSKAMQRIFSMIERVKDIDSSVLITGESGTGKELVARNIHTLGRRKNNPMQIVNCAAIPEMLLESELFGYEKGAFSGATQRKEGKFVAANGGILFLDEISEMPLPLQAKLLRVLQEREVTPLGSNAKISLDVRIISAANKNLEQMVMEGEFREDLYFRLNVIPISMPPLRDRKEDLPILMDYFIKKHAKDMNREDKTFSAAARRILLDYHYPGNVRELGNIIEYAVALSNSKKMEDTDLPQYVQEQKFILQQGGNDEDFNSFKIPIGISMKEIEEKAITATLQYCKNHRQKTAQILKISERSLRDKIKLISKGE
- a CDS encoding TAXI family TRAP transporter solute-binding subunit; translated protein: MKDGALFIKVALLFCFMTGCSFMNEQQEISKPATTLIQSQLTSEGQDLNNRMIIIGTGDMTGVYFSLGQRLSNMYEKYNGTVSGTQVTHASIENTELVSSHRAEIGFTTVDVLDLPETDKSKLRALTALYSNYVQIVTTKQNGIDSLEDLVGKRISVGTAGSGTRLIAERILLESNLPTDQLNLSYLSFSQSAEALRNGTIDVAFFSSGIPNNEIAFISKRTELSFIPIPSDIIEGLQKQYGVYTHDEIPRDTYSGMKKNVQTISIKNVLVTYKEMSDPHAYSLVKTLYEHLPELQHTHPAASDISINEATKQVPLDFHPGAMNYFNEQGIIEDQ